In the Gorilla gorilla gorilla isolate KB3781 chromosome 1, NHGRI_mGorGor1-v2.1_pri, whole genome shotgun sequence genome, AGATAGTCAACGAGGAAACGGTTAAATAAGATAGCCACCGACTATGATGCATGCTCTGAGCGAGATAAGCAGAATGATGAAACAGATTAACTTGGAGGAAGTGATAATTATTTAAGACTCCTTAGgctaggcccagtggctcatgcctgtaatcccagcactttgggatgccgaggcgggcggatcacctgaggtcaggagttcgtcatcagcctggccaacttggtgaaatcctgtctctactaaaaatacaaaaattagtctggcgtggtggtgggcatctctaagcccagctactcgggaggttgaggcaggataatcacttgaatctgggaggcagtgagccgagattgtatcactgcactccagcctgggcaacagagtgagactccatctcaaaaaataaaaaaaaaaataataaaagcttccTTCTGCAAGCTGAGAAAGCACCAGCCCATCAAACAGGGAAGAGCTTTCTAGGCAGAATTATGAGCTAATAGAAGCAAAAATGCTTGAAAAATTATACAGTGCAACACAGTTAGCAAGCTTAATCTAAGTAAAAGTGCCTTCATTCTCTGCAGCTTTGTCTCATTCTTTGATTAGAGCCTAGAACTGGCACAGCTGCCTAGCACCTGGAAAACAGTGTTAGGGACCATGAAATCACACAAGAGGCCAACACTAAGGCTCTTGCTGGGCACGTGTGGTGGAAAGGTGGGTGAACTAAGTGTTCTGTTCTCTTTGAGGACCTGACGATCCAATCTATACAGAGAAACCCTTTACCTCTCACAGTCCCACATACCCAACTGCTTCAGTCCTTTGTTAATCCTTCTTTCAACATTCAACTGCCGTTTATGGAGCATCTGCCAAGAGATAGGGATCCTCCCCTCCTCTGAGCAGGAACTCAGGAAGTGATACCCTCCTCCCCATGTCACAGTCCAGGCAGCGGCTACTCCCCCAGCTTGTTCAAATTTAGGTCCACGTTGGCTATGGTCCACTTTGCTTGCTGTTTTGCTCTCCAGCTAGTTCTCTTTGGGGAGCCAGAGGGGTCATCTAGGGATCACAATGTTTAGCACGCATGTTCTCTCTCTGGACAAATGTCTGCAGGCGTGTGTGGTGTGGACACACAGTGAATCTCCCTCAGGGAATCCCAGTAGCAAACTTCACTGACTGACCAACTGAGGAAATCCCGCAAGGTTGGGACCAGTGCTGATCTCTGGGCACATTTTCTTAGTGACAAGGGCACTGGACAGAGTCCATAATATCAGGTTTCCACTTGCTAAGCATGAAGCCTGATCTGCAGTTTTACATCTCTTAGTTGTGCTGCCCCTTCGGCTCTGACATGctatagctgtgtgactttagggggacagtggttttcttttcttttcttttctttttttttttttgagactgagtttcgctctatcgcccaggctggagtgcagtggagctatcttggctcactgcaacctctgcctcctgggctcaaacaattctcatgtctcagccacctgagtaggtgggattacagatatctgccatcatgcccagctaattttcgtatttctgtaaagacggggtttcaccatgttggccaggctggtctcaaatttctgacctcagaccatctgccccccttggcctcccaaagtgctgggattacaggcgtgagccactgtgcctggccaggacagTGGCTTTCAAATTTCAGTGGGCATCAGAATTTCTTAAGAGCTTgcgaaaatgcagattcttgaaCCTGCTGAATAAGCAGCTCATTGGATGGGGTGTGTGGGAATCTGCATCTTCCAGACTAATTTATTCCTACTCTCTGGCCTGTCTCTCATCCTCCAATACCTTCGACCCTTTCTCATCTCAGGGGCTTTGACACTGCTGTTCTACCCATCTGAATGCCTTTTCTCCCACTCCTTAAAAGGATGGCTTGTTCTGcttcttcaggtctcagctcagatatcacctcctctgagaagctCTCATGGACTTCTCTATTTAAATTGTCCTCCCTCATTCATTTTGCCTACCACCCTAACTTTAACAATCTCATTTCagtgtttgtttattgtttattgtttagTTCCTTTGGTTAAGGACCTTGTTTGTCTTGAACACTACTCTAGCCTCAgtcttcagcaaatatttgcagaatgaataaatgaaaatgtaaaagaggATTTCTCAAGGCCAGGGGCTCTCAAGCTTTAACATGcaacagaatcacctggaaggcttTCTAAAACAAGATTGCTCAGTCTTTGTTCCCAGAGTTTCAGATTCTTCTTATCTGGGAGTAGGGCagttctaacaagtttccaggtgctGCTGATGCTTCTTGTCTGGGAACGGCACTTTGAGAGCCACTGCATAAAattaaaaccccatctgtatccCATTAAAGTATATCCACTGGTAAGTTGTAGAGAGAAGTTGTAGAGAGGAGTCCGAGAGGAGGAAGTTCAAATGAGTTGGTCTCAAAGGTACTTGGAAAAAGTAACGGGCTCCAGGACAATGCTAAGGTCTCTTTCCTCTTGGCGATCTTGGGTTTCTGAGATAAAAGACTGCTCCccgacactttttttttttggctcttttCAGTTTATTGCATGAAGGAGTTACACTAGTCCAAGTTAAGAGCAGACCCCAAACGGTTACATTACATAAGCTGTGGAGGTTTTCCAAGTTGTGACAAGGGACAGAAGGGAAATTCTACTCAGTGCAAGGAAATCCTCACTTAAGCTTCAGTGAGCCACAGGCACTTAAAACCCATGAACCTTCAGCTGATCGTCCTTAGCCAGTCCAAGCTCTACGAGGAACTGGCATATGTTCTTGCATTGGTCACCCTGAGGCTGAATTACTTCTCCATATTCTGGATGCTCAATTACAGTACCATTGCAGGCAAAATTCTTAAATGCCTTCACTAGTTTCTTTTTATCATAATCATCAGCAATCCCTTGGACAGTAGTAAAGGTCTTCCTGCCATTTCTCTGTTGAATTCTTATATGGATATAATCCTCAGTGCCAGCAGGAAGCAGGTCATCACCCTTACTTGCATCAGCAAAGGGGTCGAAAGAGTGGAGGTTCTGGATAGCGAACTTACAATACGATTCCTTTTCCTCGGTGGAAACGGCCTGTGGAAGGCAGCGGTGGTGGGAGGCAGCGGTGGCGGGAGAAGGCAGGCAGCCGGGACGGAATGTCAGGAAGCGAGGGGGCTCAAAAGGGAGGCTGCTGAGTCCTCGGTAGTGGCTCAGTGACTGGacccccctgctttttttttttttttcttgtagagatgagatctcattatgttgcccagactggtctcgaactcctggcctcaagcagtccttctgcctgggcctcccaacatgttgagattataggtatgagccaccacatccagctcaaAGGCTGCTTTTCTGATGAGGAAGTTGTGGTGGACAAATAAGTCTATTCTTCATCAGCTACCAGAATAAGAAAAGCTTAGAAAATGATTCTTAGGCTCCCAAACTGAACATCCAACAGATTCTCAAGTTGCTGTGGTGACCTGTGTTTCTAAATCAAGTCCTGCTTCCACAATTCCAAAAGAGTAATTAATAAATCAGAGATTAGGAAAtgggaaaagaagaaattcttATCCTCATCCAAAGACAGCTTTTCCCAGAGTATATTCTGAAGAGCATTAGTTCCATAATTAACAGCAAGATGAAAGCATTCCATGGTCCAGTGAAATTCAGTGATACCGAAAGCCATATCCATTACTTGGAGGCTCACAGTACATACCTGCAAAGTCTCATAGTCCAGAAATCAGTTTAAGATAGTTaagctccatcctgggcaacatagtgagaccctgtctctacaaataataaaaaattagctggacatagtagTGAGCaccttccagctacttgggaggctgaggcaagaagattgcttgagcccgggaagtcgaggCTTCAATAAACCacgatcatgccacagcactcagcttgggcaacagagtgagtccctcaaaaagaaaaatgctgttaagctcctccttccttctttctttccttccttccttccttccttccttccttccttccttccttccttccttccttccctccttccttcctctgtctctttctctctctctctttttctctctttctttcttttttctttcttttttgagacaggatctcactctgtcacccaggctggagtgcagtggcatgatcacagctcactgcagcctcaatctccccaggctcaggtgatccttccacctcaacctctgagtagttgagattttttttttattttttgtagaaacagggtcttgccatgctgcccaggctggtctcgaactgctggactcaagtgatccaccgccttagcctcccgaagtgttgggattacaggcgtgagccctaaACTGTCTTTTGATATAAAACCAAAGAGCATTTTTGCTCATAACATATCCTGAGGCACATATTTAGAGAAGCACTGCCTTTGGGGACCTTTTCTCTTTAATGggagaaattttgttttgttctggatGGAAACTtcatgtaaacatgaaaatcactctgatacacatacacacacacacacacacacacacacactgccttaGTCCCCAGATAGGCAGGAAAGACAATATCGGGAATGACCGTTCCAGTTCTTGTCCCTTCCATATATGAAGCTGCCCTGAGGTGTGTGACATGGGATGTTGTCTCTACCTGGGTGGGGACCTGAGGCTGCTCTTTGATTGGGCAGTTAGGGTGAGTGGAGGAGGAAGCTCTGGGGGTGAGTGATAGGCAGCCAGGAAAGTGATGGCTTGGGGAGCAGAGAGTGGAATTTTTCCCTGAAAATCCTTTTGAACTGAAGCGGATTTGAATGTTGCACTCATGGTCACCTAGATCCCAGGGCTaaatgatttttctcttcattttccagTAATAATTAACATTGCTGTAGTGATCACACGCAGTTTGGAGACAGTTTGTCTGGCTGTAGTGATGGAAACAAGAAGGAAACTCCTCCCCAAACCCCTCAGGgaaactttcttttctcttctgacAGTTGGTGGGAAGAGGGGGACACTGAAACATTCCTTAATTGGCAAGGATTGCTctgcgtttttgtttttttttttttttttttttttgagagggagtctctcactgtcgcccaggctggagtgcagtggcatgatctcggctcgctgcaagctccacttctcaggttcatgccattctcctgcctcagcctcctgagtagctgggactacaggcacccgccaccacgcccggataatttttttgtattttaagtagagatggggtttcaccgtgttagccaggatggtctcgatctcctgacctgccTTTTCTTAAACGCTTTTCAGCCAAgaatagtggctcacacctgtaatcccagcactttgggaggccaaggcgagtggatcacctgaggtcaagagttcaagaacagcctggccaacgtggtgaaacaccatctctactaaaaatacaaaaatcagctgggcgtggtggcgcacatctgtaagcacaactactcgggaagctgaggcaggagaattgcttgaacccagaaggtggaggttgcagtgagctgagatcctgccactgtactccagcctgggtgatagaatgagactctgtctcaaaaaaaaaacaacaacaacaacaacaacagttttCAGGATCTTATATTCTTTTAGCAAAACACTCATTTTGGGTAAATGAATGATGTTTTCATTAATCATCCAAGTGACACTCCAGAGGTGGTTTTAGATTAGGAAACAGAGGCTGAGAAGCCAGGAAATCTTTCTGGGGCAGGAGCAGGGAAGAATGTGGTGTCTTGTTTTCTAGCTCACTGGAGACCTCTGAGCCTCCAGGCATGTTGTCAGTGGCATCCTGCATTTCACTTTGAATATACAAGTTGGATTTGATAACCAGGTGAGGTCAGAGTCATGGCCATGGGATAGAATgcccctttttttatttttatttttttgagacggagtcttactctgtcacccaggctggagtgcagtgctgcaatctcggctcactgcaacctccacctcccgggttcaagcaattcttctgcctcagcctcccgagtagctgggactacaggcacgtgccaccatgcctggctaatttttgtattttcagtagacacaaggtttcaccatattgcccaggctggtctccaagtcctgaccttgtgatctgcccacctcggcctcccaaaatgctgggattacaggcgtgagccaccgcgcctggccttagaATGACTCTTCTACAGCCTCTTGCGTTGCAGAGGAGCTGCTTTATTCCTGCCCCAGCAGCTGAGCAACTCTAAAAAGCATGGCTTTgtgttttatggttttaattttgttgatttctaaaggcttttctctctctgtccttccttcttttctcccaaggaaaaaggaaatgataacaaaatattaacatatttgaGAGAGCCATCAGAATCTGCATCTGGGAGCGAAGAGAGGGCTTTCTTTTCCACGAGGCAGTGCATGCCATAGAATGTCCAAACAATGAGGGACCTCAGGGATTATCCTGCTCACCTCTTATAAGAAGGTGGAGGCCCAAAGTTAAGCTCTTGCACAGGACTCTTAATCGCAGCTCCACCTCTTTCTGCTACTCCAGGCTGGAACGGAGAGAGCATTATTTGTTATGTAATTTCATGAGTTCTGCTGGAGCTCTGACGGGATCTCTGCAGCATGACTTGACATGACACTATTTGGAACCATTAAGCTGGGTTATCTTCTGGTGTGCTGTAAAGCTGGGATATCTTCTGGTGTGCTGAGGATCTGGCGAGCTTGCTTATATTTGTGGGCTGACTGGCTGAGTAAGAATGAGAGGACTTCGGCCTGCAAAGAAAGGCTGATTATCTATCCTAAAACAGGCttgatgcttttcttttttcttttttattttttgagaaggagtttcactcttgttgcccaggctggagtgcaatggcgtgatctcggctcactgtaacctctgcctcctgggttccagcaactctcctgcctcagcctccagagtagctgggattacaggcacgcgccaccatgcctggctatttttttttttgtatttttagtagagatggggtttcaccatgttggccaggctggtcttgaactcctgacctcaggtgatgcacccatctcggcctcccaaagtgctgggattacaggcgtgtgccacggcgcctggccagcTTGATGCTTTTCTGAGCACTCAACCAAATTAGTTCGGAAATGTCTGAGGCTCCTATAATGGAGAAAGAGTGAAACTGAGCAAGGTGTGCAATTACCCCCCTGGTGAAAACCCACCAGATGCTGACATCACTGGAAGCCCCTGTGTAGCTCCAACTCTCAATTCTGTCACTTCTTTACTCCTCCTGAGTGACGGCTGAGTTTAAATTCTGGGTCTCTCTGCCATGCTGTGAAAAATTGTCTTCTGAAGAATGGCCACCATGTAATTCAGGGCCTGCAGCTGCACCAACACCTACCCATCTAGTTCCTCCTTCAAGGAGTTTCAGATCATTTGATGCTATGGAGCCATCGATGCAGAGTATGGTAATGTCTGTTTTGGatactttatttcttattctggtgacaggctttttttttttattatgtaaactttttttttcccctgattgGCAATATCATCATTATTTGTCAatcatattctttttgtttgtttgtttttgtttttgagacagagtctcgctctgttgcccaggctggagggcagtgatgtgttcttggctcactgaaacctttgcctcccaggctcaagcgagtcttgtgcctcagcctcctgagtagctgggactacaggtgtgtgccaccatacccggataatttttgtagagtggggtttagccatgttgccgaggctggtcttcaactcctgggctcaagtgatctgcccccacttggcttcccaaagtgctgggattagaggtgcgagccaccacacctggcctcacatTCTTAAAATTAATGTGTGTTGACAGTAATTGCCTGTTAGTTGGACCTGTGACTACATTAACAAAAATAATCTTTCATGTAGCATATAGGGGTAGAGTGATAGGGAgggcaggaagaaaaaaagaaaaagaaaaaggatagagagagagagttctgTACGCTAAAGAGTGTGTTGCTCTTGGAGTCTCTGAGATCTTGGCCAGGCCCGCAACTAATTATGCATGTTGTTTTCTCTGGATCCTCAGCGACAATTTGAGCTATGAATAAGACTTAGAAAGAATAGGACATTGTATTTTCCAGAGcagaaatataaatacatgttttACAGCCTCAGAGTAATCCCCATAACTGAACTCACACTGTAGAACATAATTTGACACCTCCCTCAGTCATAGCCACTAAGAGTGACCACCATCAGGAACCTAATGTTACTCAGAAAATAAGGACCATCAAATCCTAGGGTTGGGAGGATCTTGGAGGTCATCTTGTCCGTTTTATGCCTTCTAGCTCTTGAGCAATAAGGGAATCTGGAGCAGTGAGggatgggaggggccaggggtggggaGCCTCTGCCTCTGACTTTGTCTTAAATATTCCAGAAATGAGGATGCATTCTTGGTCACCAAGATGCTATCTATCTATTCTAGCATTTAGTTTTAAGAAACCCCAGTGCATGGGTAAGAGTGATTAGTACTATCAAGAGCACATCGTGTTGTGCCTGGCACCATGCCAAACACTTACAACACATCTTACCTCATTTACTACAACAGCCCCATGAAGGTAGGCACtttgtttataaagagagcaaCACATAAAAAGGTGAGTAAGTTACTCTAGActtagcaagtggcagagctggggttcaaaCTAAAGTTCGACTGGTTTCACacctcaaccttttttttttttttttttttgagatgggggtctgtcTCTATTGCcctggcttgtcttgaactcctgggttcaagtggtcctcctgcctcagcctccccagtagctggaactacaggtgcacaccaccattccAAGCTCCTGTACCTCCAACTTTTCTGGTATTATTCTGCTCTGCCATTTGCAAGAAAGTCTTACTATTATAAAATGGTtctttttatgtgctgtataaTTGGTTTTGACTTACAAGccaaaagacattttctttgaaattaaCAGGAAGTTCATAATTAGGGTTGCCAGGcttggcaaataaaaatacagggtaCCCAGTACGGTCAAATTTCAGAtagacaacaaataattttttagttcGTGTGTCTCAAATATTTTTAGCATAACTATGTACAAAATATTACATGGGACAtacttaaaactaaaaaaaaaaaaattattctttgtttGATATTCAAATTTCCTGGTCATCCTGTATCTTATCTGACATCTGTATTCACAATGAATGAGACCAAGTTGCTAAATGTAGTCCCTTTGTAGGCCACAGTGTTGCTCTGTTCCATGGCTGATGACTCTCTAGTGGGAACCTCTTCATCTAGGGCCTTCTGTAAATCCTTCAGTCCCATCCCTCAGTCCCATCCCtcactgtctttctttcttttttttttttttttgttctgagcCCTTTGTGTATTCCAGATTCTACTACTTCATTGGTTATGTGTGTGGCAAGTATCTTCTCCCAGTTTGTGTctagccttttcattttctttttttttttttttttctttctttcagcatctgatatggtttggctgtgccctcagccaattctcatcttgaattcccacgtgttgtgggagggacctggtggaagataattgaatcatgggtcgGGGAGaggtctttcccttgctgttcttgtgatagtgaataaatctcacgagatctgatggttttaaaaaggggagtttctctgcacaatctctcttctcttgtctacCACCATGTGAGatatgccttccaccatgatggtgaggcctccccagcca is a window encoding:
- the LOC101129727 gene encoding uncharacterized protein codes for the protein MSATFKSASVQKDFQGKIPLSAPQAITFLAAYHSPPELPPPLTLTAQSKSSLRSPPRGVQSLSHYRGLSSLPFEPPRFLTFRPGCLPSPATAASHHRCLPQAVSTEEKESYCKFAIQNLHSFDPFADASKGDDLLPAGTEDYIHIRIQQRNGRKTFTTVQGIADDYDKKKLVKAFKNFACNGTVIEHPEYGEVIQPQGDQCKNICQFLVELGLAKDDQLKVHGF